In Papaver somniferum cultivar HN1 chromosome 1, ASM357369v1, whole genome shotgun sequence, a genomic segment contains:
- the LOC113334908 gene encoding phosphoribosylaminoimidazole-succinocarboxamide synthase, chloroplastic-like gives MAQSIPGLNPATTKPISKTSLLPSFVTTKISVNKNMNCLSTKTRTTASSLNVSNQNPSLNLLNNRRQDVVEAIEHSLSNCLSETNLHQTVPSLKSKIRGKVRDIYDCGDYLVMVTTDRQSAFDRVLASIPFKGQVLNETSLWWFDKTRHITPNAVVSSPDKNVTIAKKCTVFPVEFVVRGFVTGSTDTSLWTVYKNGVRNYCGNALPEGMVKNEKLSANILTPTTKAIDHDVPVTPDEIIKRGLMTPDDYDEVRTKALSLFEFGQRVALEHGLLLVDTKYEFGKGADGTIYLIDEVHTPDSSRYWIANSYEERFRNGLEPENVDKEFLRLWFKDHCNPYEDKVLPDAPKELVSELAWRYIFLYETITKSKFEIPTLEVPIHARITQNVSMALSSLS, from the exons ATGGCACAATCAATTCCAGGCTTAAACCCTGCAACGACAAAACCAATAAGCAAAACTTCACTGCTTCCATCCTTCGTCACCACAAAAATCTCAGTAAACAAGAATATGAATTGTCTGTCAACGAAGACCAGAACAACAGCTTCTTCTCTAAACGTGTCAAATCAAAACCCATCTCTGAATCTTCTTAATAATCGTAGACAAGATGTTGTTGAAGCTATTGAACATTCATTATCTAACTGTCTTTCAGAAACTAATCTACATCAAACTGTTCCTTCTCTTAAATCAAAGATTAGAGGAAAG gtgaGAGATATTTATGATTGTGGAGATTATTTGGTCATGGTCACTACTGATAGGCAGAGTGCTTTCGATAGAGTTCTTGCTTCAATTCCATTCAAAGGCCAG GTTCTAAATGAGACAAGTTTATGGTGGTTTGATAAAACTCGCCACATCACACCAAATGCAGTTGTTTCATCTCCTGATAAAAATGTAACCATCGCAAAGAAATGCACGGTTTTTCCAGTTGAATTTGTTG TTAGAGGGTTTGTGACTGGGAGTACTGATACATCATTATGGACGGTCTACAAGAACGGTGTCAGAAATTATTGTGGAAATGCTCTCCCTGAAG GAATGGTGAAAAATGAAAAGCTTTCTGCCAATATTCTGACACCAACTACTAAAGCTATAGATCATGATGTTCCAGTAACTCCTGACGAG ATTATTAAACGTGGTCTAATGACTCcagatgattatgatgaagtgAGGACTAAAGCACTGAGCTTATTTGAATTTGGACAG CGTGTGGCTTTGGAACATGGTCTGTTATTAGTTGATACCAAGTATGAGTTTGGCAAGGGAGCTGATGGCACAATTTATCTGATCGATGAG GTACACACCCCTGATTCGAGCAGATATTGGATTGCCAATTCATATGAAGAACGGTTTCGTAATGGTCTTGAACCTGAAAATGTTGATAAG GAGTTTTTGAGGTTATGGTTCAAAGATCACTGCAATCCATATGAAGACAAG GTCCTCCCTGATGCTCCTAAAGAACTTGTTTCCGAACTTGCTTGGAG ATATATTTTCCTTTATGAAACAATCACAAAGTCGAAATTTGAGATTCCAACATTGGAG GTACCCATTCATGCCAGGATAACGCAGAATGTGTCAATGGCACTATCATCCCTATCGTAA
- the LOC113311347 gene encoding glutathione transferase GST 23-like has product MAKDEVKLIGFWASPFALRVEWALKIKGVEYKYIDEDLKNKSPMLLQYNPVHKKIPVLVHNGKPVAESLVIIEYIDETWKQNPIFPEDPYEKAQARFWAKFADDKCQPSIFSTFLKQGEELEKAVKEARENLKTLEMGLKGKFFGGEKIGFADVAIGWIPFWTRITEEIVGVKLVDEVNMPLLNAWFEDVLDVEILKERLPPRDETLAHCKTFRESLLSGAAAAST; this is encoded by the exons atGGCTAAAGATGAAGTGAAGCTAATTGGATTCTGGGCAAGTCCTTTTGCTCTTAGAGTTGAATGGGCACTCAAAATCAAAGGAGTCGAATACAAATACATAGATGAAGATCTTAAGAACAAAAGTCCCATGTTGTTGCAGTATAACCCTGTTCATAAAAAGATCCCAGTACTTGTTCACAATGGAAAACCTGTTGCGGAATCTCTAGTTATCATTGAGTATATTGACGAAACTTGGAAACAAAATCCCATATTTCCTGAAGATCCTTACGAGAAGGCACAAGCACGTTTCTGGGCCAAGTTCGCTGATGACAAG TGTCAACCTTCAATTTTTAGTACATTTCTTAAACAAGGTGAGGAGCTAGAAAAAGCAGTAAAGGAAGCTCGGGAGAATCTGAAAACTCTTGAAATGGGTTTGAAGGGTAAGTTCTTCGGAGGTGAAAAGATAGGATTTGCTGACGTTGCTATTGGATGGATTCCGTTTTGGACTAGAATTACTGAAGAAATTGTGGGTGTTAAGCTTGTGGATGAAGTGAACATGCCTTTGCTTAACGCATGGTTTGAGGATGTTCTTGATGTTGAGATTCTGAAAGAGAGGTTACCACCTCGCGATGAAACGTTAGCACACTGCAAAACGTTTCGCGAGTCTCTTCTATCTGGAGCTGCAGCTGCATCCACCTGA